A genome region from Macaca nemestrina isolate mMacNem1 chromosome 15, mMacNem.hap1, whole genome shotgun sequence includes the following:
- the LOC105464446 gene encoding ER lumen protein-retaining receptor 3: MNVFRILGDLSHLLAMILLLGKIWRSKCCTGISGKSQILFALVFTTRYLDLFTNFISIYNTVMKVVFLLCAYVTVYMIYGKFRKTFDSENDTFRLEFLLVPVIGLSFLENYSFTPLEILWTFSIYLESVAILPQLFMISKTGEAETITTHYLFFLGLYRALYLANWIRRYQTENFYDQIAVVSGVVQTIFYCDFFYLYVTKVLKGKKLSLPMPI; this comes from the exons ATGAACGTGTTCCGAATCCTCGGCGACCTAAGCCACCTCCTGGCCATGATCTTGCTGCTGGGGAAGATCTGGAGGTCCAAGTGCTGCACGG GCATCTCTGGGAAGAGCCAGATCCTTTTTGCTCTCGTCTTCACCACCAGATACCTGGACCTGTTCACCAACTTCATCTCCATCTACAACACAGTAATGAAG GTGGTTTTTCTCCTCTGCGCCTATGTTACAGTGTACATGATATATGGGAAATTTCGTAAAACTTTTGACAGTGAGAATGACACATTCCGCCTGGAGTTTCTTCTGGTCCCAGTCATTGGCCTTTCCTTCCTTGAAAACTACAGTTTCACTCCGCTGGAG ATCCTCTGGACTTTCTCTATCTACCTGGAGTCAGTGGCTATTCTGCCCCAGCTCTTCATGATCAGCAagactggagaggctgagaccaTTACTACTCACTACCTGTTCTTTCTGGGTCTGTACCGGGCACTCTACCTGGCTAACTGGATCAGGCGGTACCAGACTGAGAATTTCTATGACCAAATCGCAGTGGTGTCTGGAGTAGTACAAACCATCTTCTACTGTGACTTCTTCTACTTGTATGTGACCAAAG TCCTTAAGGGAAAGAAGTTAAGTCTTCCAATGCCAATCTGA